A segment of the Corylus avellana chromosome ca2, CavTom2PMs-1.0 genome:
AGAAACGGCTTTCTTGAAGAAGAAATCGGCTTCTGGGATCTGGGTATGGTGCGAAATGAGGAATGCGACGACATGGGGACCCACGAGGTTGATGGGTATGGTGGCGTCACGGAAAACGTGGGGTCCGGGCTTGGAAAACAGACGGCGGAGATCGTCGAGGCGGGCTTTGCCGGTGGGGAGCATGGAGGATCGGACGTTGATGACATCGGGCTTGGAAGAAGAGAGAGGGGGTTGATTGGACGGCCGGGAGACGACGAGAGTGTACGACGAGGAAGAGAGCGGTGGGATAACGGAGAAGGGTTGGGTGAAAGAGAAGACGGAGGGGTTTGTGGTGGTGAGAGACTGCCACCGCCATGGTGTGCATAAGGTTGCTCAACCGAAACGTGGCGGTGCACTTTTGGGCTTTCTTGAAGGCCAAGTCTACTTCTTTAACGTCCGGCGTCACCAGCCTGTCCATGACTCCCGGAAAATTGGAACTCAGATCAGATGaagaaggtaaatggtgaggcAGTGAGAGGCCCTTCTTATTGGTGTACGAAGCCTTTGATATTTATATCcatcttatttattatttaattctaAATTGGTTTTGCAAGGGGATTTAGAAATCTCgaatttaatttaaagaaaaaaaattatgtttttattgtCCAAATTTTAAATAGGTTGCTCGGTCAAAATTAACGCTGTCATATGTCACGTCACATATTACACCTAATATCAATGTAATATCATTAGGCGCTcattcatataaaataaaataaaaaaacctcaAACTCCAAAATCAAAACTCATCTTGTTTGTCATCATTAATCTTTTGGATTTGTAGCATTAGAGGGTAATTTTGATGTTGACATGGACGCTAACATTGATATTGAGTGCTTATATGGACCCTAACGTATAAAAAATCAACTTTGACAGTTCAGTAATAGAAGaaccaatttaaaatttgagcaaAATCTAGAGGCTTCAtccttgaaattgaaaacctaaagactaaatatgattttttcttaaattaaatgcataatatttaatttatgaatGGAATTtcgaatttatatatatatgcaccaatTTTAATCATGAAATGGATGCCATAACCAACTCGTAGTTCGTGATTGCACATGcttagagcatctctagcagtGTAGCTAAAAATGagatattagctacatttagctatttttgttcttttttttgctTCAATAGAATAACTTCATATTAGCTATTCTACCTTAACTGCTATAGTGAATAGTTTCATATTGCTATTAACTGTAacactagattgttgaatataatattattttcacattattttctctctcttctctctctccctcaacgtttctttctcttctctcttctctccctccctcaatgtttctctctcttctctcttctctttctctgttaatgaatttatgatataaatttaaatttaagtcttttgaatcattaaaaactctaaaaaaaaaattgaatagcatgcatataattgacaaactaaaaatagaaaaataaaaataacacacaggTATGCTGCAtaaatcaattctattgcaatttacaagatgatgcaaaagcggtcacgaattaaaataataataataataataataatatttaataaaataaagaatgaaataaagaatctgttggaattggtattaaaaaatgagtagctaaaatagagaattgtgctttttgactaggtagaatatctcttactgctggagatgctcttacaCGACATGGTAATCAAATATGTATATACCAATgtaaaatagagaaatgatttagtgcaataaaaaaatcattttttgcccataaaattcCTATATGACAAGAGGCCATAGGTCCTATCTGTAATTGCTGTGATCCCACCCACTGATGGGCCTGtggcctcttgccacctaagacttttatgagttaaaaatagtttttttattgtaatataGCATATCtctataaaataacaaatacaaaatatatatcgaAAGCAAAGAGGTGCCAAATTTCACCTTCATGAAGGGTGGAGTTTCTTAGTATTAGCAGCTATTGCTTATCCGCTTAAACATCTTCAACAAGAACATCATCCGAAAATGAGAGAATATGTAGTGGGTTGTTGTCTGATGATGATAGGATCAACATTAATGCAAACACGTTGCAGATAGATGCGCCAAGTTTCACCTTCATGTAGGAAGGATGGAATTTCTTATCAGCAGCTATTGCTTGATCAGCTGAAACAGCTTCATCAAGAAGAATTATCCTGAAAATGAGGAAATTTATATTGGGTTGTTGTTGTTAGATGGTGATATGATCAACAATAATCGTTCTCCTAATTCAGGTTGactctaaaattttttaaaagaagagtttgtCTTCTGCAGATTCTTAGTGCTCCACTTCATCCCATCTTCCAACTGAAATTCTTTGGTACATAGTcagtttatataattttgattGGGATAGATTCAATTATCAGCAGCTTTTACATCTTCATCAAGAAGAATTATCCTGAAAATGAGGAAATTTATATTGGGTTGTTGTTGTTAGATGGTGATATGATCAACAACAATCGTTCTCCTAATTCAGGTTGACTCCAAAATTTCTTAAAAGAAGAGTTTGTCTTCTGCAGATTCTTAGTGCTCCACTTCTTCCCCATCTTCCAACTGAAATTCTTTGGCACATAGTCAGTTTGATTGGGATAGATTCAGATTCAACTATCATGTCTTCTTTGAGCAAGTTAAAAGTAAACGCTTTTTTAACTGTATTAACAGAATTTGAGGAACACAgacaattttatagacaaaGTATCAAActaagagaaagaaaggagacTTCGAAGAGGCAGATCAACTTGATGAAACTATTAGCAGAATCTTTCATTCACTGTTGCACTTCTTTCTCTtcccatctcttctctcttctttctctttcctacCCTCTCAAATCATGCCCTTATGGGATTATCCTCCAAGAAATATGACAACTTTCAACATATCCTTAGGACACAAACTGAAGCAAAACTCAAGGCAACTCAGCAAGGCCATAGCCCAAAACTACTTGAAGTTCGCAAATGAATCCTCTTTGCCATTCAATTCATTGTGCAAGAACTTGCTGAATTATAGACATAATTTCATCCATTTGGTCAGAATGAAGAGCCAACAATGGCAACCTAATCTATTCAGGTATGCAGCTTGTTTCAGAACACTCatttagtcaattttttttatgagatcAAGAATCAACAAGTATAGAAACAGGAAACAGAGCAAATTATCAcaacatcaaaacaaaaatctcagtTGATTGCATAGGAATCGTGAAATAAATCCTGAAAGTATACATTAGTGGATTGAAGATTCAAGGGCAATATGATCCTCCCTAAAACAGATGCCCATCATGGTTGGAAGCGGATCATCTTCTCTTTCTCACCAACCACTCAGTGCAGTCCACATTTTATAGAGAGAAATCACAAAGCCATATATACACATTGGACAATACTTAATAACAACAAAGTTGAACAAAACAGAAGATCCGTCTTCCATTCAAGCTCGTTCTTTCTCATGACACAGAGGATGAACAAGAGAAGGGTGACTCTTGAAACGATCAAAATCCAAAGAAACCACACCTTTGCGGCTCTTCACATTCGCCTTAGCTCCATGAGCAATCAATAGCGACGCAACCTGAACATGCCCCGCCTCTAGCGCACATCGCAGAGGCGTGTAACCAGCATCATCTGCAACATCAACCTGCGCACCATGATCAAGCAACACCTTCACACACTCAATCCTACCCTTGAACGCAGCCCTATGCAGAGGCGTCCAACCATTCAGATCCTTCCCATTCACATTTGTCCCTTGCGCAAGACAACTCTTCATTCCATGAACATCACCCACCCTCGCCGCCCTATGCAGCCTATCCCCCAAATGCAAAACATCCAGCAAATGCAAATGCCCATTCTCCACGGCAAGCGCAAAAGCAGTCTTCCCGTCATTATTCACCACGTACTTCCCATTAGAGCCTTCCAACAAACACTCCACGGCCTCCAAATGCCCTTCCGCCGCCGCATAATGCAGCGGACTCCACCCATTGCAATCCAAGACATCAGCTTTCCCTCCAAGCCGCACGCAAAACCTTATCGCCTCAACAGACCCCCTGACCGCCGCAACATGAATCGGCGTCCGGCCATCGGAATCGACCGAATTCACATGTATATCTCCAAAAGCTGCGCACAGAACCTCCATCAAATCCACTCTGTTCGTGGCCGACGCCTCGTGCAAAACCCTGTCGGCCGTATGATCAATTTCACAACCAGAAGCTATCAGAATCTTCGAAACATCAAGACGACCGGCACGAACGGCCAACCCAATCATGGACAGCCGATTTGAATTCTTATCGTTCACATCAGCACCAGCATCAATCAAATCAGTGACCAAATTTGCATTACCATTTACTATAGCGGGTCTCAGCAGGGCTGTAAGCTGGGACCCAGTACACCCAGAACTGGCTTTCTTGAAGAAGAAATCGGTTTCTGGGATCTGGGTATGGTGCGAAATGAGGAATTCGACGACGTGGGGACCCACAAGGTTGACGGGTATGGTGGCGTCACGGAAAACGTGGGGTCCGGGCTTGGAAAACAGACGGCGGAGATCGTCGAGGTGGGCTTTGCCGGTGGGGAGCATGGACGATCGGACGGTGATGACATCGGGAGGGGAAGCGAGAGGGGGTTGATCCGACGGCCGGGACAGGACGAGGGTGTACGACAAGGAAGAAAGCGGTGGGATGATGGAGAAGGGTTGGGTGAAAGAGAAGGCACAAGGGTTTGTGGTGGTGAGAGACACTGCCACAGCCATGGTGTGCATGAGGTTGGTCAATCGAAACGTGGAGGTGCACTTTTGGGCTTTCTTGAAGACCAAGTCAACCTCTTTAACGTCTGGTTGCACCAGCCTGTCCATAGCTCCCTTTCTGGGCAAAGCTCCACTCTTTTCTGCAGAAAATTGGAATTGGGGTTTGAGACTTTGAGTGCTTCACACAGATGAGACAGATGAAGAAGATAAAAATGGTGAGAGAGGCTTTTGATATTCAGAATTCAGAAATATATTAtcttatcttatttatttttattttaattaataatttaatattgtatgccttgtttgtttggttggttTGGGTTGGGGGACTGAAAGAGTCATTAGAGCttaaattaattgttgattttatcTTTAATATTACTTTAATTCAAGAGGGGGAAGACAATTAGGTAGCTTTCCATTTTAGTGAAAGACACGCAGGCACTTTGATTGGTGAAAAATCAACGACTTCCAACTTGTCTTCTGACCATTCTGTCAATTTCTACAGTGAGTGTATTTAATAAGGTTGTCATATTGGAAGTTTGGAACATTAGggacatttttttaatgtgccTTTACCAAGAAAAGGACCGACAAGCAGCTGATTAGCATGGTCATTTACCAAATAATATTCTATAGCATACactgggagaaaaaaaaaaaaaaaatcatttttgaatTGGGAATCTTTGTAGAAAATGCTTACAACCCTGGCATTTTGTAGGAGGCCAGGAGGGAACAAAcaatagtcttttttttttttttttttttaatgaaagatATTGCATTACAAAGACACCAATCATTAGAAATAGGGAGAGTCCAATAATAATATTATGGGATTGAGGTTTATGAAATTCTTAATAATTGTACATAGGATTGTACTCGAATCGAATCGAGCATTGAATGTTCAAGTGcagttcttttaatttttttcgaACACGAGCGGAGTTCGAGTTTTTCACCGAACTAaataatctattaatttattttttagccaAACTCGAGTTCGTTCATGAGCTACGTAattaatttaaggaaaaatataaaaaagccccttaAACTACTCGTTGTTTTCGATTTAgtcccttaatgtttcaaaagtgataaagtagcccccaaactaccaaactattgcattttggccactccgttagtcaaaaccattAGTTTGAatggaaactacaaaacgaAGTCGTTTAGTTACGGATAAGTTACTATAATGCTcttgtatgaatttttttattattagtattatttttttaaaacaagaaGCAAAACGCGCCGTTTTGCTTCAAATTAACTccttatttcaatttttttttttttggtaaaaccCAAAACcgtactttctctttctctctctcctcgcTCCACTCTCCCCATTTCATTATCTGCTATCTCTCACTCCTCTCAATTCCAGGGCCTCTTTTCTGATTTATGCCCAATAGCAGCGAGCGAGTCTTGCTCAGGCGTTCGCTCTCTGCGGTTCATTTGCAGACAGACTGAAAGAGTGGGGGCTTATTATCTACTATTCCTACTGCAGGATTGTCTGCATATACGCCCTCTTAATTCCTTTTTATGgtttcatattttcttatatCACACTTTGTTATGGAAAAACATACTGTGAATCTGGGAAATTGAGCGAGAAAGTGGTTGGGTTtcccgaagaagaagaaggaaatgaaaaggaaaacgCCGTCACAACTTCAATCCCTTGAACAGCTGTACGCAGGTATCTGTATCCACCCACCACTTCATCATCATAACCTCTCTCGCTCTATCGTTCTCTGTACCCCACCACCGCGTATCCTACAAAGAGGTAATGGGAAGACCATGCCTCCTCTTTGGGATTGACATACAAGCAGGTCCGGGGGTGGTTTGTTGAGAAGAGGAGggataaaagagaaaatggaattATTGCACCATCACACATTCGACTTGGAGTAAGAAACGTCCAATTCTTACTAAGGGAA
Coding sequences within it:
- the LOC132170837 gene encoding protein VAPYRIN-LIKE-like; the encoded protein is MDRLVQPDVKEVDLVFKKAQKCTSTFRLTNLMHTMAVAVSLTTTNPCAFSFTQPFSIIPPLSSLSYTLVLSRPSDQPPLASPPDVITVRSSMLPTGKAHLDDLRRLFSKPGPHVFRDATIPVNLVGPHVVEFLISHHTQIPETDFFFKKASSGCTGSQLTALLRPAIVNGNANLVTDLIDAGADVNDKNSNRLSMIGLAVRAGRLDVSKILIASGCEIDHTADRVLHEASATNRVDLMEVLCAAFGDIHVNSVDSDGRTPIHVAAVRGSVEAIRFCVRLGGKADVLDCNGWSPLHYAAAEGHLEAVECLLEGSNGKYVVNNDGKTAFALAVENGHLHLLDVLHLGDRLHRAARVGDVHGMKSCLAQGTNVNGKDLNGWTPLHRAAFKGRIECVKVLLDHGAQVDVADDAGYTPLRCALEAGHVQVASLLIAHGAKANVKSRKGVVSLDFDRFKSHPSLVHPLCHEKERA